From a region of the Salvelinus alpinus chromosome 2, SLU_Salpinus.1, whole genome shotgun sequence genome:
- the LOC139549362 gene encoding zinc finger protein 180-like, with the protein MSSLNYSPPAKEEVYWTEKEGLWLNVVVKEEEEEEDVTVTKEDEDVAVKEEEDEKEEDTDFGEEGEITGILEEEEEEEEDLINTRERRDNCESSGEPRLHHDADEAENSLSTSEHLKKHQRRPTGKKLHHCSDCGKSYSRSDSLKVHQRIHTGETSHCCSDCGKRFTSSADLKRHQRIHTGEKPYSCDQCGKSFNVPSSLKTHQRIHTGEKPYSCADCGKCFSKLYTLQSHQRIHTGEKLYSCSDCGKSFSKLYTLQLHQRIHTGEKLFSCNQCGKRFTHSSCLKVHQRTHTGEKPYSCDQCEKKFVTSSSLTIHRRTHTGEKPYSCAQCVKSFTSSSHLTIHQRTHKKETL; encoded by the exons atgagttcactaaactactctcctcctgctaaagaagaggtctactggacggagaaagagggtCTGTGGCTGAACGTTGtcgtgaaagaagaggaggaagaggaggatgtcacAGTAACAAAAGAAGATGAAGATGTTGcagtgaaagaggaagaggacgagaaagaggaggatacagattttggagaggagggagagataactGGTATattggaagaagaagaggaggaggaggaggatctgattaacacca gagaaagACGTGACAATTGTgaatcctctggggagcctcgaCTACATCATGacgctgacgaggcagagaataGTCTCTCCAcctcagaacacctcaagaaacaccagcggagacccacagggaagaaactTCAtcactgctctgactgtgggaagagttatTCAAGATCAGATTCACTGAAagtacaccagagaattcacacaggagagacatCTCACTGCTGCtcagactgtgggaagagatttaccTCATCAGCAGACCTCAAAAGACATCAGAGAATccatacaggagagaaaccttatagctgtgatcaatgtgggaagagttttaatgTTCCAAGCAGCCTGaaaacacaccagagaatacacacaggggagaaaccgtatagctgcgCTGACTGTGGGAAGTGTTTTTCAAAATTATATACATTAcaatcacaccagagaattcacaccggagagaaactttatagctgctctgactgtgggaagagtttttcaaAATTATATACATTACAattacaccagagaattcacactggagagaaactttttagctgtaatcaatgtgggaaaagGTTTACTCACTCAAGCTGCCTGAAGgtacatcagagaacacacaccggagagaaaccttatagctgtgatcagtgtgagaAGAAATTTGTTACATCTAGCAGTCTGACTATACaccggagaacacacacaggagagaaaccttatagctgtgctcAATGCGTGAAAAGTTTTACTTCATCTAGCCATCTGACTATTCACCAGCGGACACACAAGAAAGAAACCTTGTAG